The genomic segment AAGCGGCGCTTTTTGGCTTGCTCATGAAAGCCCCTGTTGCGACTTGGGTTTAATTTTAATTTCAGTGAATCGAATGGATGAAACCGCTCGATTTCAATTTCTAAACGGCTCCGCGGCCAGCGCTTACCTAGCGGCTTCGCACAGCCGTTCCACATCACGCACCGGCGGTAGGCCGAAGAGCCTTTTGTACTCCCGAGTGAAGTGCGAAGCATCACCGTACCCCACGCGATAGGCAACACTTGCTGCGTCGAAACTCTCGCCGAACATCAGCCGGCGGGTTTCTTGGGGAGCCGAATCTGCTTTTGGAACTGCAGGGGATTCTTTAATGTTGTTGGTGGGTAAAAGCTTGGCGCTGGTGAATCCCAATGAGCGTTTCGATAGCC from the Cytophagia bacterium CHB2 genome contains:
- a CDS encoding helix-turn-helix transcriptional regulator codes for the protein MFGESFDAASVAYRVGYGDASHFTREYKRLFGLPPVRDVERLCEAAR